The following proteins are co-located in the Desulfoscipio sp. XC116 genome:
- a CDS encoding NlpC/P60 family protein, whose translation MSKAKVFITSLALGVSLFMLPGQSFADTYYTVNKGDSLWTISRMYDTTVEKIVSLNGLGSITIYPGQKLLVTSAGNNSQAQKTNQVNPISQVSRSSDRIGEILDYARSFQGVPYAAAGGSPSGFDCSGFTKFVYARFGLSLPRTAGEQYAMGQAVSSSEAKPGDLVAFKTGSYISHIGIYMGSGKFISATSSQGVDITSVYGSYWKDHFLGFSRIIP comes from the coding sequence ATGTCCAAGGCAAAAGTATTTATTACTTCACTTGCGCTGGGTGTATCCTTGTTCATGTTACCGGGACAATCTTTCGCCGATACTTATTACACGGTTAACAAAGGAGATTCTCTCTGGACAATTTCTCGTATGTACGACACTACGGTAGAAAAAATTGTGTCACTGAATGGTCTGGGATCTATTACTATTTACCCCGGTCAAAAATTGTTGGTTACGTCCGCGGGCAATAATTCACAGGCTCAAAAAACTAACCAAGTCAATCCAATAAGTCAGGTATCGCGAAGCAGTGACCGCATTGGGGAAATTCTTGATTACGCGCGTTCGTTTCAAGGAGTGCCTTATGCTGCGGCAGGTGGATCACCCAGTGGTTTTGATTGTTCGGGCTTCACAAAATTTGTGTATGCTCGATTTGGCTTAAGTTTACCCCGTACCGCCGGTGAGCAGTATGCTATGGGACAAGCTGTATCGTCAAGTGAAGCTAAACCCGGTGATTTAGTGGCTTTTAAAACCGGCAGTTACATATCTCACATTGGCATTTATATGGGCAGTGGAAAGTTCATCAGTGCCACTTCCAGTCAGGGGGTTGATATCACTTCGGTTTACGGTTCCTACTGGAAAGATCATTTCTTGGGCTTTTCCAGGATCATACCCTAA
- a CDS encoding nucleoside kinase, protein MTERNAVFNNFGQDTGLVKVHISGAGALEVPRGTSLLELLKYDGACRRSPVVAALVNNVLIGVRSDIQQDSTIEFVDLESDDGMRVYTRSLVMLLVRAASEVLPGCKVRMEHTLGNGVYGEIDYRRRLHKTDVEQIEARMRSIVQAGEPVIIKRISKEDVEAFFKISDQAEKLDLLRYRKSSAVWVHTCGWFNDFTYGNMVPDTGCLNVFRLRYYMPGFILELPRKEDPQVIPEYVEQGKLANIYYESEKWSRILEAHNLVELNGLLEKGGGGNLIRVAEAFHEKKIGEIADQIAKNSDLIRIVLIAGPSSSGKTTFAQRLGVQLRIHGIRPVPISLDDYFVDRELTPRDDKGEYDFECLDAIDRELFNEHLISLIQGEEVQMPTYDFLSGKRSDQVKTLKLGSRDLLIVEGIHGLNDRLTASIPKGRKFKIYVSALTQINLDNHNWIPTTYLRILRRTVRDYHCRGYSATETIRRWPSVRLGEERHIFPFQEGADVMFNSALIYELAVLKNYVEPILNMVGRDSREYAMVRRLKRFLGYFATLSAEEVPSNSIIREFIGESCFSGH, encoded by the coding sequence ATGACAGAGAGAAATGCTGTATTCAATAATTTCGGTCAGGATACTGGCCTGGTAAAGGTTCATATATCTGGTGCGGGGGCTTTGGAAGTGCCCCGTGGTACTTCGCTGCTGGAGCTGCTTAAATATGATGGAGCCTGCCGCAGATCTCCTGTGGTTGCCGCATTGGTAAATAACGTGTTGATAGGAGTGCGCTCGGATATTCAGCAGGACAGCACTATTGAGTTTGTGGATTTGGAATCGGACGACGGTATGCGTGTATACACACGCAGTCTGGTCATGCTGCTGGTGCGGGCTGCCAGTGAAGTTTTGCCGGGGTGCAAGGTTAGGATGGAGCATACCTTGGGTAATGGCGTATATGGTGAAATTGACTACCGGCGCCGCTTGCACAAAACAGATGTGGAACAAATTGAGGCACGTATGCGGTCAATTGTGCAGGCGGGCGAACCCGTAATTATAAAACGGATATCTAAAGAAGATGTGGAAGCGTTCTTTAAAATATCCGACCAGGCGGAAAAGTTGGATTTGTTGCGTTATCGTAAATCATCTGCCGTTTGGGTGCATACTTGCGGCTGGTTTAATGATTTTACTTACGGAAACATGGTCCCCGATACGGGCTGTCTTAATGTTTTTCGCTTGCGGTATTACATGCCCGGTTTTATTTTGGAATTGCCCCGTAAGGAAGACCCGCAGGTAATACCGGAGTATGTGGAACAGGGGAAATTGGCTAATATTTATTATGAGTCGGAAAAATGGAGCCGTATTTTAGAAGCGCATAATTTGGTGGAGCTTAATGGACTTCTGGAAAAAGGCGGGGGCGGTAACTTAATTCGGGTGGCCGAGGCTTTCCATGAGAAAAAGATCGGAGAAATAGCCGACCAAATCGCTAAAAATTCGGATTTAATTCGCATTGTTTTGATCGCCGGTCCATCCTCCTCCGGTAAGACCACCTTTGCCCAGCGTCTGGGAGTGCAGCTGCGTATTCACGGTATCAGGCCGGTGCCCATTTCTCTGGACGACTATTTTGTAGACCGGGAACTGACTCCCCGGGATGACAAAGGAGAATATGACTTTGAATGCCTTGATGCTATCGACAGGGAATTGTTTAATGAGCATTTAATTAGTCTGATCCAGGGTGAAGAAGTGCAAATGCCTACCTATGATTTTTTGTCCGGCAAGCGTAGTGACCAGGTTAAAACTTTAAAACTGGGCAGCCGCGACTTGCTTATTGTGGAAGGTATTCACGGATTGAATGATCGGTTGACTGCTTCCATTCCCAAAGGTCGGAAGTTTAAAATATATGTCAGTGCTTTGACTCAAATCAATCTGGATAACCATAATTGGATTCCCACTACTTACTTGCGGATATTGCGCAGAACGGTGCGGGATTATCATTGCCGCGGCTATTCCGCCACGGAAACTATTCGCCGCTGGCCATCGGTGAGGCTTGGTGAAGAACGGCATATTTTCCCCTTTCAAGAGGGTGCGGATGTGATGTTTAACTCGGCACTGATATATGAATTGGCGGTGCTCAAGAACTATGTAGAACCGATATTGAACATGGTGGGGCGTGATAGCCGTGAATATGCGATGGTGCGACGATTAAAACGCTTTTTAGGCTATTTTGCGACCTTATCGGCGGAAGAGGTGCCTTCAAATTCTATTATCAGGGAATTTATAGGAGAAAGCTGTTTTAGCGGTCATTAA
- a CDS encoding GIY-YIG nuclease family protein, giving the protein MYYVYMVACADGTYYTGYTTDLAKRVRKHNLGQASKYTRSRLPVKLVYYEVQTDKRSALQREIAIKKLSRHEKEALVDDMLC; this is encoded by the coding sequence ATGTATTACGTTTATATGGTAGCTTGTGCTGATGGAACCTATTATACCGGATATACTACGGACCTGGCCAAGCGAGTGCGGAAACATAACCTGGGTCAGGCCAGTAAATATACCAGATCCCGTTTGCCGGTAAAATTAGTGTACTATGAGGTGCAGACAGACAAAAGAAGTGCATTGCAAAGGGAAATAGCCATAAAAAAACTATCCAGGCACGAAAAAGAAGCACTGGTTGATGATAT